One region of Streptomyces davaonensis JCM 4913 genomic DNA includes:
- a CDS encoding winged helix-turn-helix domain-containing protein: MTTPRPSTDLSADEARRIALRAQGFLGTPNRRSGVRGVLRHLGAVQLDTISVLARSHELIPYARLGAVGRGTVENAYWTDTHAFEYWSHAACILPVEEWPHFAFRRRAYRNRPHWGHELPDGAYDQVIKQLTTEGPLTATELGGAKKTSDWWDWSGSKVAVERALMYGEVVCVERRGWKRVYDLAERAIPNDLLHDELDDTECLRRLVRLAGQSLGVGTRADIADYHRLKAEQVDAVIADSGLIPVTVQGWAKPAWADPAALETPPRGRHRTTLLSPFDSLIWERARTERIFGFTHRLEAYVPRQKRVHGYFAMPVLSGGHLIGRVDPAREGRTLVAKQVTLDGRKAVPGVAQALVEAASWVDCTNVRVERVEAPELREPLDQALTGLLA, encoded by the coding sequence ATGACGACCCCGCGCCCCAGCACCGATCTCTCGGCAGACGAGGCCCGCCGCATCGCCCTCCGCGCCCAGGGCTTCCTCGGCACGCCCAACCGCAGATCCGGCGTCCGCGGCGTCCTGCGTCACCTCGGCGCGGTCCAACTCGACACCATCTCGGTCCTGGCCCGCTCCCACGAGCTCATCCCGTACGCCCGCCTCGGCGCGGTGGGCCGCGGCACGGTCGAGAACGCGTACTGGACGGACACCCACGCCTTCGAGTACTGGTCCCACGCCGCCTGCATCCTCCCGGTCGAGGAGTGGCCCCACTTCGCCTTCCGCCGCCGCGCCTACCGCAACCGCCCGCACTGGGGCCATGAACTCCCGGACGGCGCCTACGACCAGGTGATCAAGCAGCTCACCACCGAAGGCCCGCTCACCGCCACGGAGTTGGGCGGCGCGAAGAAGACCAGCGACTGGTGGGACTGGTCCGGCTCCAAGGTCGCCGTGGAACGCGCCCTGATGTACGGCGAGGTCGTCTGCGTGGAGCGCCGGGGCTGGAAGCGGGTGTACGACCTGGCGGAGCGCGCCATCCCGAACGACCTGCTCCACGACGAGCTGGACGACACCGAGTGCCTGCGCCGCCTGGTCCGCCTCGCGGGTCAGTCCCTCGGCGTCGGCACCCGCGCGGACATCGCCGACTACCACCGTCTCAAGGCCGAGCAGGTCGACGCGGTCATCGCGGACTCCGGCCTGATCCCGGTCACGGTGCAGGGCTGGGCGAAGCCCGCCTGGGCCGATCCTGCGGCCCTGGAGACCCCGCCGCGCGGCCGCCACCGCACCACGCTCCTGTCCCCGTTCGACTCCCTGATCTGGGAACGGGCACGCACGGAGCGGATCTTCGGCTTCACCCACCGCCTGGAGGCCTACGTCCCCCGCCAGAAGCGCGTCCACGGCTACTTCGCGATGCCGGTCCTGTCGGGCGGCCATCTCATCGGCCGAGTGGACCCGGCCCGCGAAGGCCGCACCCTGGTGGCCAAGCAGGTCACCCTGGACGGCCGAAAGGCGGTTCCAGGGGTCGCCCAGGCCCTGGTGGAGGCAGCGAGCTGGGTGGACTGCACGAACGTACGCGTGGAACGCGTCGAGGCCCCGGAGCTGCGCGAGCCCCTCGACCAGGCACTCACCGGCCTGCTGGCCTGA
- a CDS encoding LpqB family beta-propeller domain-containing protein, with translation MGADREGGTRRRPGRAVAYVACGAVLLAGCASMPDSGDLSGVDSTQIQDTQVRVFAVPPPEDATPTQLVQGFLEALTSDDPNYETASQYLTKGAAKAWQPRTGTTVLADSPDAFELPRPRGREDTGETSFTLSGIKVATVDEQQSYAPADGGYEALLHLAQDPKTKQWRIDELPPGVVLGQGDFERNYTSVNKYYFASNSVAGGSRQTAAVADPVFVRERVDPMTQMVRSVLKGPTTLLRHVVRTSFPTGTALAKGTTTLTPDEQNKLTVPLNDKAARVGLNRCTEMAAQLLFTLRSLSPSLEEVVLESGDRQLCSLASGRAGSTATRGSTDDVEYVYFVDDEHRLVRMKAEEGARTPEAVPGALGEGQTQLRSAAVSRDEEMAAGVGRDGKQLYVGSLVSGGSLGEPVLRSAGKTEKDRLTAPSWDAQHDLWIADRNPDDPRLLLLENGAGDPLEVKTPGLDGRIESVRVAADGVRIALVVSQGEQSSLLIGRIERETKPGEDRPTVSVMELRSATPQLEEVTTVSWAGDSRLVVVGREQDGVQTVRYVQVDGSTPEGPAPAALTGVKEIAATEDDRLALVAYSEDGIVRLQAGGQWQKVVTDGTAPVYPG, from the coding sequence GTGGGCGCTGACCGCGAGGGGGGCACCCGGCGGCGGCCGGGACGCGCGGTGGCGTACGTCGCCTGTGGCGCCGTACTGCTGGCCGGGTGTGCCTCGATGCCCGACAGCGGGGATCTGAGCGGGGTCGACTCCACTCAGATCCAGGACACCCAGGTGCGGGTGTTCGCGGTGCCGCCCCCGGAGGACGCGACGCCCACACAGCTCGTACAGGGCTTTCTTGAGGCGCTGACCAGCGACGATCCGAATTATGAGACCGCGAGCCAGTATCTGACCAAGGGCGCGGCGAAGGCGTGGCAGCCGAGGACGGGCACGACGGTCCTCGCGGACAGTCCCGACGCCTTCGAGCTGCCCCGGCCGCGGGGGCGGGAGGACACGGGGGAGACCTCGTTCACGCTGAGCGGCATCAAGGTCGCCACGGTGGACGAGCAGCAGTCGTACGCGCCGGCGGACGGCGGCTACGAGGCGCTGCTGCATCTCGCACAGGACCCGAAGACCAAGCAGTGGCGCATCGACGAGCTGCCGCCGGGTGTCGTCCTGGGGCAGGGCGACTTCGAGCGGAACTACACGTCGGTCAACAAGTACTACTTCGCCTCGAACAGCGTCGCGGGCGGGAGCCGGCAGACGGCGGCCGTCGCCGACCCCGTCTTCGTCCGTGAGCGTGTCGACCCGATGACGCAGATGGTGCGTTCGGTGCTGAAGGGGCCCACCACCCTGCTCAGGCACGTGGTCCGGACGAGCTTCCCCACGGGTACGGCGCTGGCGAAGGGCACCACCACGCTGACGCCCGACGAGCAGAACAAGCTGACCGTGCCGCTGAACGACAAGGCGGCCCGGGTCGGCCTGAACCGGTGCACCGAGATGGCGGCCCAGCTGCTGTTCACGCTGCGCAGCCTGTCGCCCTCGCTGGAAGAGGTCGTGCTGGAGTCGGGCGACCGGCAACTGTGCTCGCTGGCTTCCGGGCGGGCCGGATCCACGGCCACGCGCGGGTCCACGGATGACGTCGAGTACGTGTACTTCGTCGACGACGAGCACCGGCTCGTGCGGATGAAGGCCGAGGAGGGCGCGCGGACGCCGGAGGCGGTGCCGGGCGCGCTGGGCGAGGGGCAGACGCAACTGCGGTCCGCGGCCGTCTCGCGGGACGAGGAGATGGCGGCCGGGGTCGGCCGGGACGGCAAGCAGCTGTACGTCGGCTCGCTGGTGTCGGGCGGATCGCTCGGGGAGCCGGTGCTGCGCAGTGCGGGCAAGACGGAGAAGGACCGGCTGACCGCGCCGAGCTGGGACGCCCAGCACGACCTCTGGATCGCCGACCGGAACCCCGACGACCCGAGGCTGCTTCTGCTGGAGAACGGCGCGGGCGATCCACTCGAGGTGAAGACACCAGGGCTGGACGGGCGCATCGAGTCGGTCCGGGTCGCCGCGGACGGGGTGCGGATCGCGCTCGTGGTGTCCCAGGGCGAGCAGTCGTCCCTGCTCATCGGGCGGATCGAGCGCGAGACGAAGCCCGGGGAGGACCGGCCGACGGTCTCGGTCATGGAACTGCGCTCCGCCACGCCGCAGTTGGAGGAGGTCACCACCGTCTCCTGGGCGGGCGACAGCCGGCTCGTGGTGGTCGGCCGTGAACAGGACGGCGTGCAGACGGTGCGGTACGTGCAGGTCGACGGATCCACGCCGGAGGGGCCGGCGCCCGCCGCGCTCACCGGGGTGAAGGAGATCGCCGCGACCGAGGACGACCGGCTGGCGCTGGTGGCCTACTCCGAGGACGGCATCGTGCGGCTTCAGGCCGGCGGACAGTGGCAGAAGGTCGTGACGGACGGGACGGCGCCGGTCTATCCGGGGTGA
- a CDS encoding GNAT family N-acetyltransferase, whose product MDPVTLTTDRLLLRTVGPDDTDAVFRAVQDPDILRWTTIPSPYLPEHAGSFTEQLVPDGWADATMFTFGVFLLEGEELVGMLGLTMRALGVAEVGFWTAKEHRGKGYTTEAVLTAVRWSFTEASIDRVEWRAEVGNHASRAVAQRAGFTMEGTQRSALNNKGVRRDCWVASLLPSDLGLPSTAPYLPAKS is encoded by the coding sequence ATGGACCCCGTGACGCTGACCACCGACCGGCTCCTGCTGCGCACAGTCGGCCCGGACGACACCGATGCCGTGTTCCGTGCCGTCCAGGACCCCGACATCCTGCGCTGGACCACGATCCCCTCGCCCTACCTCCCGGAACACGCCGGCAGCTTCACCGAGCAACTCGTCCCCGACGGCTGGGCGGACGCCACGATGTTCACGTTCGGCGTCTTCCTCCTCGAAGGGGAGGAGCTGGTGGGCATGCTGGGTCTGACGATGCGCGCCCTGGGCGTCGCTGAGGTCGGCTTCTGGACGGCGAAGGAACACCGCGGCAAGGGCTACACCACCGAGGCGGTCCTCACCGCCGTCCGCTGGTCATTCACCGAGGCCTCCATCGACCGCGTCGAATGGCGGGCCGAGGTGGGCAACCACGCCTCCCGCGCGGTGGCGCAACGCGCCGGCTTCACCATGGAAGGCACCCAACGCTCCGCCCTCAACAACAAGGGCGTGCGCAGAGACTGCTGGGTAGCCTCCCTACTCCCATCAGACCTGGGCCTGCCGTCGACGGCACCGTACTTGCCGGCGAAGAGCTGA
- a CDS encoding response regulator — MADTFGPMQDEDADGGVVGVRPDAGPSRKEPIRVLVVDDHALFRRGLEIVLAAEEDIQVVGEAGDGAEAVDKAADLLPDIVLMDVRMPKRGGIEACTSIKEVAPSAKIIMLTISDEEADLYDAIKAGATGYLLKEISTDEVATAIRAVADGQSQISPSMASKLLTEFKSMIQRTDERRLVPAPRLTDRELEVLKLVATGMNNRDIAKELFISENTVKNHVRNILEKLQLHSRMEAVVYAMREKILEIR, encoded by the coding sequence ATGGCGGACACCTTCGGACCGATGCAGGACGAGGATGCCGACGGCGGTGTCGTCGGCGTGCGCCCGGACGCGGGCCCCTCACGCAAGGAGCCGATCAGAGTCCTCGTCGTGGACGACCACGCCCTCTTCCGCCGTGGACTGGAGATCGTGCTCGCCGCCGAAGAGGACATCCAGGTCGTCGGGGAGGCGGGGGACGGTGCCGAGGCCGTCGACAAGGCCGCCGATCTGCTGCCCGACATCGTGCTGATGGATGTGCGGATGCCGAAGCGGGGCGGGATCGAGGCCTGCACCTCCATCAAGGAGGTGGCGCCCAGCGCGAAGATCATCATGCTGACGATCAGCGACGAGGAGGCCGACCTCTACGACGCGATCAAGGCGGGCGCGACCGGTTATCTCCTGAAGGAGATCTCCACGGACGAGGTGGCCACCGCCATTCGCGCGGTGGCCGACGGGCAGTCGCAGATCAGCCCGTCGATGGCGTCCAAGCTGCTCACCGAGTTCAAGTCGATGATCCAGCGGACGGACGAGCGGCGGCTGGTTCCGGCGCCGCGGCTGACCGACCGTGAGCTGGAGGTGCTCAAGCTGGTCGCCACGGGCATGAACAACCGCGATATCGCGAAGGAGTTGTTCATCTCCGAGAACACCGTGAAGAACCATGTGCGCAACATCCTGGAGAAGCTCCAGCTGCACTCCAGGATGGAGGCCGTGGTGTACGCGATGCGGGAGAAGATCCTGGAGATCCGGTAG
- the hpf gene encoding ribosome hibernation-promoting factor, HPF/YfiA family has protein sequence MDIVVKGRKTEVPERFRKHVAEKLKLEKIQKLDGKVISLDVEVSKEPNPRQADRSDRVEITLRSRGPVIRAEAAASDPYAALDLAAEKLDARLRKQHDKRYSRRGARRLTAAEVPDHVPGAATLNGNGHAFQEEEPDGVPTKKIGSLEVKGEGPLVVREKTHVASPMSLDQALYEMELVGHDFYLFIDSETKEPSVVYRRHAYDYGVIHLNTDPMVAEADAQAAGGTLGG, from the coding sequence GTGGACATCGTCGTCAAGGGCCGCAAGACCGAGGTGCCCGAGCGGTTCCGCAAGCACGTGGCCGAGAAGCTGAAGCTGGAGAAGATCCAGAAGCTCGATGGCAAGGTGATCAGCCTCGACGTCGAGGTGTCCAAGGAGCCCAACCCCCGACAGGCCGACCGCAGTGACCGAGTGGAGATCACGCTCCGCTCCCGTGGTCCGGTGATCAGGGCGGAGGCGGCGGCCAGCGACCCGTACGCGGCACTGGATCTGGCGGCGGAGAAGCTGGACGCGCGGCTGCGCAAGCAGCATGACAAGCGCTACTCGCGCCGAGGCGCGCGACGGCTCACGGCAGCCGAGGTCCCCGACCATGTCCCGGGCGCGGCGACGCTCAACGGGAACGGCCACGCCTTCCAGGAGGAAGAGCCGGACGGCGTTCCCACCAAGAAGATCGGCTCGCTCGAAGTGAAGGGCGAGGGTCCCCTCGTCGTACGCGAGAAGACGCACGTCGCCTCCCCGATGTCCCTCGACCAAGCTCTCTACGAGATGGAACTGGTCGGGCACGACTTCTATCTGTTCATCGACTCCGAGACCAAGGAACCGAGTGTCGTCTACCGGCGGCACGCCTACGACTACGGCGTCATCCACCTCAACACGGACCCGATGGTCGCGGAGGCGGACGCCCAGGCGGCCGGTGGCACGCTGGGCGGCTGA
- the mtrB gene encoding MtrAB system histidine kinase MtrB, whose translation MSGDSAASAPGRSGTRAGRPVGRGTAGSRWGRFLEGGLLQGGVQGSPVLRLFMRWVRRPLLPVMRLWRRNIQLKVVVTTLLMSLGVVLLLGFVVIGQVRNGLLDAKVKAAQSQAAGGFAAAKQAADETGLEAGTGDDGTAADGRPDQNVIQWMSELVESLSSGGQGAFEVVTLPSGGDSGGGRGPRASNYVAPSASVPENLRERIDSGTSAAQSYTRIIYNADKESQPALVIGKQVNDPNGDPYQLYYLFPLTQEEKSLSLVKGTLATAGLFVVVLLGAIAWLVVRQVVTPVRMAAGIAERLSAGRLQERMKVTGEDDIARLGEAFNKMAQNLQLKIQQLEDLSRMQRRFVSDVSHELRTPLTTVRMAADVIHEAREDFDPVTARSAELLADQLDRFESLLADLLEISRFDAGAAALEAEPIDLREVVRRVVSGAEPLAERKGTTIRMVGDQQPVVAEADARRVERVLRNLVVNAVEHGEGRDVVVKLASAGGAVAVAVRDYGVGLKPGEATRVFSRFWRADPARARTTGGTGLGLSIALEDARLHGGWLQAWGEPGGGSQFRLTLPRTADEPLRGSPIPLEPKDSRRNRGLDDAGLPRGEKSATVPAQLTGEASGMPSRDPIPQRPNGMAPTADPTALPGNGARVVPRPASVPRRQDDAPAGEAARDDNAGPSQDPSRQGEAFRGR comes from the coding sequence ATGTCCGGTGACAGTGCCGCTTCGGCGCCCGGACGGTCCGGGACCCGCGCGGGGCGGCCTGTCGGCCGGGGGACGGCAGGCTCGCGCTGGGGACGATTCCTGGAGGGCGGGCTGCTCCAGGGCGGAGTCCAGGGCAGCCCGGTCCTTCGGCTGTTCATGCGCTGGGTGCGCCGGCCGCTGCTGCCCGTCATGCGGCTGTGGCGGCGCAACATCCAGCTCAAGGTCGTCGTCACGACCCTGCTGATGTCGCTGGGCGTCGTGCTGCTGCTGGGCTTCGTCGTCATCGGGCAGGTGCGCAACGGCCTGCTGGACGCCAAGGTGAAGGCCGCGCAGAGCCAGGCCGCCGGCGGTTTCGCCGCGGCCAAGCAGGCGGCCGACGAGACAGGCCTGGAGGCCGGGACCGGCGACGACGGCACCGCCGCGGACGGCCGGCCCGATCAGAACGTCATCCAGTGGATGAGTGAACTGGTGGAATCGCTGTCCAGCGGTGGCCAGGGCGCCTTCGAGGTCGTGACGCTCCCCTCCGGCGGGGACAGCGGCGGCGGGCGTGGTCCGCGCGCCTCGAACTACGTCGCCCCGAGTGCCAGCGTGCCCGAGAACCTGCGGGAGCGGATAGACAGCGGCACCTCGGCGGCCCAGAGCTACACGCGGATCATCTACAACGCCGACAAGGAGTCCCAGCCGGCCCTTGTCATCGGCAAGCAGGTCAACGACCCCAACGGCGACCCCTACCAGCTGTACTACCTCTTCCCGCTCACGCAGGAGGAGAAGTCGCTGAGCCTGGTCAAGGGCACGCTGGCGACCGCCGGGCTGTTCGTCGTCGTCCTGCTCGGGGCCATTGCCTGGCTCGTGGTGCGGCAGGTCGTCACGCCGGTGCGGATGGCGGCCGGGATCGCCGAGCGGCTGTCCGCCGGGCGCCTCCAGGAGCGGATGAAGGTCACCGGCGAGGACGACATCGCCCGCCTGGGTGAGGCCTTCAACAAGATGGCGCAGAACCTCCAGCTGAAGATTCAGCAGTTGGAGGACCTGTCGCGAATGCAGCGGCGGTTCGTTTCCGACGTGTCGCACGAGCTGCGGACGCCGCTGACGACCGTACGGATGGCCGCTGATGTCATCCATGAGGCGCGGGAGGACTTCGACCCGGTGACCGCGCGGTCGGCCGAGCTGCTCGCCGACCAGCTGGACCGGTTCGAGTCGCTGCTCGCGGACCTGCTGGAGATCAGCCGGTTCGACGCGGGCGCGGCGGCACTGGAGGCCGAGCCGATCGACCTGCGTGAGGTCGTCCGCAGGGTGGTCAGCGGGGCCGAGCCGCTCGCCGAGCGCAAGGGCACGACGATACGGATGGTGGGCGACCAGCAGCCCGTCGTCGCCGAGGCCGACGCACGGCGCGTGGAGCGCGTGCTGCGCAATCTCGTGGTCAACGCCGTGGAGCACGGCGAGGGCCGGGACGTGGTGGTCAAGCTCGCTTCGGCGGGCGGGGCGGTCGCGGTCGCGGTGCGCGACTACGGCGTCGGGCTCAAGCCCGGCGAGGCGACCCGCGTCTTCAGCCGTTTCTGGCGGGCCGACCCGGCACGCGCGCGTACCACCGGCGGTACGGGTCTGGGGCTGTCCATCGCCCTGGAGGACGCCCGGCTGCACGGCGGCTGGCTCCAGGCCTGGGGCGAGCCCGGTGGCGGCTCCCAGTTCCGCCTGACGCTGCCGCGGACCGCGGACGAGCCGCTCAGGGGCTCCCCGATACCGCTGGAGCCGAAGGACTCGCGCCGTAACCGCGGGCTGGACGACGCAGGTCTCCCGCGCGGGGAGAAGAGCGCGACCGTGCCGGCGCAGTTGACCGGCGAGGCGTCCGGCATGCCCTCGCGCGACCCGATCCCGCAGCGGCCGAACGGAATGGCCCCCACGGCCGATCCGACGGCACTGCCGGGCAACGGCGCGCGCGTGGTGCCCCGGCCCGCCTCGGTGCCGCGACGACAGGACGACGCGCCCGCCGGGGAGGCGGCGCGCGATGACAACGCCGGGCCGTCGCAGGACCCGAGCAGGCAAGGGGAGGCATTTCGTGGGCGCTGA
- the secA gene encoding preprotein translocase subunit SecA, with amino-acid sequence MSVLSKIMRAGEGKILRKLHRIADQVNSIEEDFVDLSDAELRALTDEYKQRYADGETLDDLLPEAFATVREAAKRALGQRHYDVQIMGGAALHLGYVAEMKTGEGKTLVGTLPAYLNALSGKGVHLITVNDYLAERDSEMMGRVHKFLGLNVGCILANMTPAQRREQYACDITYGTNNEFGFDYLRDNMAWSQDELVQRGHNFAIVDEVDSILVDEARTPLIISGPADQATKWYGDFAKLVTRLKRGEAGNQLKGIEETGDYEVDEKKRTVAIHESGVSKVEDWLGIDNLYESVNTPLVGYLNNAIKAKELFKKDKDYVVMDGEVMIVDEHTGRILAGRRYNEGMHQAIEAKEGVDIKDENQTLATITLQNFFRLYKRHDHDGKEQPGLSGMTGTAMTEAAEFHQIYKLGVVPIPTNRPMIRKDQSDLIYRTEVAKFEAVVDDIVEKHEKGQPILVGTTSVEKSEYLSQQLSKRGVQHEVLNAKQHDREATIVAQAGRKGAVTVATNMAGRGTDIKLGGNPEDLADAELRQRGLDPEEHIEEWAHALPAALERAEHAVKAEKEEVEDLGGLYVLGTERHESRRIDNQLRGRSGRQGDPGESRFYLSLGDDLMRLFKAQMVERVMSMANVPDDVPIENKMVTRAIASAQSQVEQQNFETRKNVLKYDEVLNRQREVIYGERRRVLEGEDLHEQVQHFMNDTIDAYITAETAEGFAEEWDLDRLWGAFKQLYPVEVTIEELEDTAGDRAGLTAEFIAESIKDDIHAQYEAREAQLGSEIMRELERRVVLSVLDRKWREHLYEMDYLQEGIGLRAMAQKDPLVEYQREGFDMFTAMMEGIKEESVGYLFNLEVQVEQQVEEVPVEDAKPTLEKAAQDAVPAQAGSRPEIRAKGLDAPQRRNLHLSAPTVDGAGGTIESDWSDDDEPVRSEADGLTRAERRKQSRGGRRRKK; translated from the coding sequence GTGTCCGTCCTCTCGAAGATCATGCGTGCAGGCGAAGGCAAGATCCTGCGCAAGCTGCACCGCATCGCGGACCAGGTCAACTCCATCGAAGAGGACTTCGTCGACCTCTCCGACGCCGAGCTGCGGGCGCTCACCGATGAGTACAAGCAGCGCTACGCCGATGGTGAGACCCTGGACGACCTGCTCCCCGAGGCGTTCGCGACGGTCCGTGAGGCCGCCAAGCGCGCACTCGGCCAGCGCCACTACGACGTGCAGATCATGGGTGGCGCCGCCCTCCACCTCGGCTATGTCGCCGAGATGAAGACCGGTGAGGGCAAGACCCTCGTCGGCACCCTGCCCGCATACCTGAACGCGCTGTCCGGCAAGGGCGTTCACCTGATCACGGTGAACGACTACCTGGCCGAGCGCGACTCCGAGATGATGGGTCGCGTCCACAAGTTCCTGGGCCTGAATGTCGGCTGCATCCTCGCCAACATGACGCCCGCCCAGCGCCGCGAGCAGTACGCGTGCGACATCACGTACGGCACGAACAACGAGTTCGGCTTCGACTACCTGCGCGACAACATGGCGTGGTCCCAGGACGAGCTCGTCCAGCGTGGCCACAACTTCGCCATCGTCGACGAGGTCGACTCCATCCTGGTCGACGAGGCCCGTACGCCGCTGATCATCTCCGGCCCGGCCGACCAGGCCACCAAGTGGTACGGCGACTTCGCCAAGCTGGTCACCCGCCTGAAGCGGGGCGAGGCCGGCAACCAGCTCAAGGGCATCGAGGAGACCGGCGACTACGAGGTCGACGAGAAGAAGCGCACGGTCGCCATCCACGAGTCCGGCGTCTCCAAGGTCGAGGACTGGCTCGGCATCGACAACCTCTACGAGTCGGTGAACACGCCGCTGGTGGGCTACCTGAACAACGCCATCAAGGCCAAGGAGCTCTTCAAGAAGGACAAGGACTACGTCGTCATGGACGGCGAAGTCATGATCGTCGACGAGCACACCGGCCGTATCCTCGCCGGCCGCCGCTACAACGAGGGCATGCACCAGGCGATCGAGGCGAAGGAAGGGGTGGACATCAAGGACGAGAACCAGACCCTCGCCACGATCACCCTCCAGAACTTCTTCCGCCTCTACAAGCGCCACGACCACGACGGCAAGGAACAGCCCGGCCTGTCCGGCATGACCGGTACGGCGATGACCGAGGCCGCCGAGTTCCACCAGATCTACAAGCTCGGCGTGGTGCCGATCCCGACGAACCGGCCGATGATCCGCAAGGACCAGTCGGACCTGATCTACCGCACCGAGGTCGCCAAGTTCGAGGCGGTCGTCGACGACATCGTCGAGAAGCACGAGAAGGGCCAGCCGATCCTCGTCGGCACGACGTCGGTCGAGAAGTCCGAGTACCTCTCGCAGCAGTTGAGCAAGCGCGGTGTCCAGCACGAGGTGCTGAACGCCAAGCAGCACGACCGTGAGGCGACCATCGTCGCCCAGGCGGGCCGCAAGGGCGCCGTGACCGTGGCCACCAACATGGCCGGCCGTGGTACGGACATCAAGCTCGGCGGCAACCCCGAGGACCTCGCCGACGCGGAACTGCGCCAGCGCGGCCTCGACCCCGAGGAGCACATCGAGGAGTGGGCGCACGCGCTGCCGGCCGCCCTGGAGCGCGCCGAGCACGCGGTCAAGGCCGAGAAGGAAGAGGTCGAGGACCTCGGCGGCCTGTACGTACTGGGCACCGAGCGGCACGAGTCGCGGCGTATCGACAACCAGCTGCGCGGCCGTTCCGGCCGACAGGGCGACCCGGGCGAGTCCCGCTTCTACCTGTCCCTGGGTGACGACTTGATGCGGCTGTTCAAGGCGCAGATGGTCGAGCGCGTGATGTCGATGGCGAACGTCCCGGACGACGTGCCGATCGAGAACAAGATGGTCACCCGCGCGATCGCGTCCGCGCAGTCGCAGGTCGAGCAGCAGAACTTCGAGACGCGCAAGAACGTCCTGAAGTACGACGAGGTCCTCAACCGCCAGCGTGAGGTCATCTACGGCGAGCGCCGCCGCGTCCTGGAGGGCGAGGATCTGCACGAGCAGGTCCAGCACTTCATGAACGACACGATCGACGCGTACATCACCGCGGAGACCGCCGAGGGCTTCGCCGAGGAGTGGGACCTGGACCGGCTGTGGGGCGCCTTCAAGCAGCTCTACCCGGTGGAGGTCACCATCGAGGAGCTGGAGGACACGGCCGGGGACCGCGCCGGTCTCACCGCCGAGTTCATCGCCGAGTCCATCAAGGACGACATCCACGCCCAGTACGAGGCGCGGGAGGCACAGCTCGGCTCCGAGATCATGCGTGAGCTGGAGCGCCGGGTCGTGCTGTCGGTCCTGGACCGCAAGTGGCGCGAGCACCTCTACGAGATGGACTACCTCCAGGAGGGAATCGGCCTGCGCGCGATGGCGCAGAAGGACCCGCTGGTCGAGTACCAGCGCGAGGGCTTCGACATGTTCACCGCGATGATGGAGGGCATCAAGGAGGAGTCCGTCGGCTACCTGTTCAACCTGGAGGTCCAGGTCGAGCAGCAGGTCGAGGAGGTCCCGGTCGAGGACGCCAAGCCGACGCTGGAGAAGGCCGCGCAGGACGCGGTTCCCGCGCAGGCCGGCTCGCGCCCGGAGATCCGTGCGAAGGGTCTCGACGCTCCGCAGCGGCGGAACCTGCACCTCTCCGCGCCGACCGTGGACGGCGCGGGCGGCACCATCGAGAGCGACTGGTCCGACGACGACGAGCCGGTGCGCTCGGAGGCGGACGGCCTCACCCGCGCGGAGCGGCGCAAGCAGTCGCGCGGCGGACGGCGTCGTAAGAAGTAG
- a CDS encoding Rv3235 family protein, translating to MNKVMTRARTTKTHPGARPPGRRDTRRPGGTPPRTPSGRLRTPSAAPRTPGDPTATTRRTATLESPLVPPQTPRRPIPPTVPQPRPTDVFADRLLAVLSGQRPVHCMLRHTAGRAYDDLAWLAERGPLRARHGTRPVVRDIGYYVPSPGAIEVFARIGAGDRLRAMAFRLEQGADLRWRCTAVELGGPARPRANDD from the coding sequence ATGAACAAGGTCATGACGAGGGCAAGGACGACAAAGACCCACCCCGGCGCCCGCCCGCCCGGCCGCCGAGACACCCGCCGACCCGGCGGCACCCCGCCCCGCACCCCGAGCGGGAGGCTGCGCACCCCGAGTGCGGCTCCCCGCACCCCTGGCGACCCGACAGCCACCACTCGGCGCACCGCGACCCTCGAATCCCCGCTGGTCCCGCCCCAGACTCCCCGCCGCCCCATCCCACCGACCGTCCCCCAACCCCGCCCCACCGACGTCTTCGCCGACCGTCTCCTCGCCGTCCTCAGCGGACAGCGCCCGGTCCACTGCATGCTCCGGCACACCGCGGGCCGTGCCTACGACGACCTGGCCTGGCTCGCCGAACGCGGCCCCCTGCGCGCCCGCCACGGCACCCGCCCGGTCGTCCGGGACATCGGCTACTACGTCCCCTCCCCCGGCGCCATCGAGGTCTTCGCCCGCATCGGCGCCGGCGACCGCCTACGCGCCATGGCCTTCCGCCTGGAACAGGGCGCGGACCTCCGCTGGCGCTGCACGGCAGTGGAACTGGGCGGCCCCGCCCGCCCCCGCGCGAACGACGACTGA